The following proteins are encoded in a genomic region of Tenacibaculum sp. 190524A05c:
- a CDS encoding cupin domain-containing protein: MKKYTIQKSPFVVPTTDGKLIEEHFGNATTKEPKISIAHMVAPPGWSEPFQTPEFEEYTYIIKGKKQFIVDGDTIVLEAGQSIKIEKNVRVQYSNPFKKECEYIAICLPAFSIDLVHREEE, translated from the coding sequence ATGAAAAAATATACTATTCAAAAGTCACCATTTGTAGTTCCAACAACAGATGGGAAATTAATAGAAGAGCATTTTGGAAATGCTACTACGAAAGAACCTAAAATAAGTATTGCACATATGGTTGCTCCCCCAGGATGGAGTGAACCTTTTCAAACTCCAGAATTTGAAGAGTATACTTATATTATTAAAGGTAAAAAGCAATTTATTGTGGATGGTGATACCATTGTTCTGGAAGCAGGACAATCAATCAAGATTGAGAAAAATGTAAGAGTGCAATATTCCAACCCTTTTAAAAAAGAATGCGAGTATATAGCTATTTGCTTACCCGCATTTTCTATAGATTTGGTACATAGAGAAGAGGAATAA